A genome region from Carya illinoinensis cultivar Pawnee chromosome 2, C.illinoinensisPawnee_v1, whole genome shotgun sequence includes the following:
- the LOC122301075 gene encoding DNA-repair protein XRCC1 isoform X2, giving the protein MSRSKKSASDGGGNETGKRNLPSWMSSRENKVGGDEESNEGENPKQARGRGKEQTGSTNLSKLLEGVVFVLSGFVNPERGILRSQALEMGAEYRPDWNSDCTLLVCAFPSTPKFRQVESDCGTIVSKEWISECYTQKKLVDIESFLMHVGKPWRRRDLPIESQGQKASPHKKPEKKAERGRHSKPIAPVSSEHHLASNTANECFSPSEVKRWAVNDLNRTIRWLESQDEKPDPGDVRKIAAEGILTCLQDVIDSLEQKQDIQHVTEQWNFIPHVVEELARLESTGNALASISNEERCRQAKTCKQLYEEELGNLADNPSTKKKRPNPDERNERIKGKSKNAAEYDSDETIEMTEEEIELAYKTVSSKIC; this is encoded by the exons ATGTCTCGATCAAAGAAAAGCGCAAGTGACGGTGGTGGTAATGAGACTGGGAAGCGAAACCTTCCTTCGTGGATGAGTTCGAGAGAGAATAAGGTTGGTGGCGATGAGGAAAGTAATGAGGGTGAAAATCCTAAGCAAGCTAGAGGGCGTGGAAAAGAACAAACAGGCTCCACAAATCTCTCCAAACTTCTG GAAGGTGTAGTGTTTGTGTTGTCAGGTTTTGTTAATCCTGAGCGTGGCATTTTGCGATCACAAGCACTGGAAATGGGAGCAGAGTATCGGCCGGACTGGAACTCGGATTGCACTCTCTTGGTTTGTGCATTTCCCAGCACCCCAAAGTTTAGACAAGTCGAGTCAGATTGCGGGACTATTGTTTCGAAG GAGTGGATATCTGAGTGTTATACACAGAAGAAGCTTGTTGACATCGAAAGCTTTCTTATGCATGTTGGCAAACCATGGCGGAGAAGGGACCTTCCCATTGAAAGCCAAG GTCAAAAGGCATCACCACACAAAAAACCTGAGAAGAAAGCTGAAAGAGGACGGCATTCAAAGCCAATTGCTCCAGTATCCTCAGAG CATCACCTAGCTTCCAATACTGCCAACGAGTGTTTTTCTCCTTCTGAAGTGAAGAGGTGGGCTGTCAATGATTTGAATAGAACCATCAGATGGCTAGAGAGTCAAGATGAAAAG CCAGATCCAGGCGATGTAAGGAAAATAGCTGCTGAAGGGATCTTAACCTGCTTACAAGATGTCATTGATTCTCTTGAACAAAAGCAG GATATCCAGCATGTAACTGAGCAGTGGAACTTCATCCCTCATGTGGTTGAGGAGCTGGCAAGGCTCGAGAGCACTGGAAATGCGTTAGCCTCGATCTCAAATGAGGAGCGTTGCAGACAGGCAAAGACCTGTAAACAACTATATGAGGAGGAACTGGGCAATTTGGCTGATAATCCTTCGACCAAGAAGAAAAGGCCAAATCCTGATGAGAGGAATGAGAGAATCAAAGGCAAAAGCAAGAATGCAGCAGAGTATGACAGCGATGAAACCATCGAAATGACAGAAGAGGAAATAGAGCTTGCCTACAAAACTGTCTCATCTAAGATCTGTTAA
- the LOC122301075 gene encoding DNA-repair protein XRCC1 isoform X3, with the protein MSRSKKSASDGGGNETGKRNLPSWMSSRENKVGGDEESNEGENPKQARGRGKEQTGSTNLSKLLEGVVFVLSGFVNPERGILRSQALEMGAEYRPDWNSDCTLLVCAFPSTPKFRQVESDCGTIVSKEWISECYTQKKLVDIESFLMHVGKPWRRRDLPIESQAFAGQKASPHKKPEKKAERGRHSKPIAPHHLASNTANECFSPSEVKRWAVNDLNRTIRWLESQDEKPDPGDVRKIAAEGILTCLQDVIDSLEQKQDIQHVTEQWNFIPHVVEELARLESTGNALASISNEERCRQAKTCKQLYEEELGNLADNPSTKKKRPNPDERNERIKGKSKNAAEYDSDETIEMTEEEIELAYKTVSSKIC; encoded by the exons ATGTCTCGATCAAAGAAAAGCGCAAGTGACGGTGGTGGTAATGAGACTGGGAAGCGAAACCTTCCTTCGTGGATGAGTTCGAGAGAGAATAAGGTTGGTGGCGATGAGGAAAGTAATGAGGGTGAAAATCCTAAGCAAGCTAGAGGGCGTGGAAAAGAACAAACAGGCTCCACAAATCTCTCCAAACTTCTG GAAGGTGTAGTGTTTGTGTTGTCAGGTTTTGTTAATCCTGAGCGTGGCATTTTGCGATCACAAGCACTGGAAATGGGAGCAGAGTATCGGCCGGACTGGAACTCGGATTGCACTCTCTTGGTTTGTGCATTTCCCAGCACCCCAAAGTTTAGACAAGTCGAGTCAGATTGCGGGACTATTGTTTCGAAG GAGTGGATATCTGAGTGTTATACACAGAAGAAGCTTGTTGACATCGAAAGCTTTCTTATGCATGTTGGCAAACCATGGCGGAGAAGGGACCTTCCCATTGAAAGCCAAG CTTTCGCAGGTCAAAAGGCATCACCACACAAAAAACCTGAGAAGAAAGCTGAAAGAGGACGGCATTCAAAGCCAATTGCTCCA CATCACCTAGCTTCCAATACTGCCAACGAGTGTTTTTCTCCTTCTGAAGTGAAGAGGTGGGCTGTCAATGATTTGAATAGAACCATCAGATGGCTAGAGAGTCAAGATGAAAAG CCAGATCCAGGCGATGTAAGGAAAATAGCTGCTGAAGGGATCTTAACCTGCTTACAAGATGTCATTGATTCTCTTGAACAAAAGCAG GATATCCAGCATGTAACTGAGCAGTGGAACTTCATCCCTCATGTGGTTGAGGAGCTGGCAAGGCTCGAGAGCACTGGAAATGCGTTAGCCTCGATCTCAAATGAGGAGCGTTGCAGACAGGCAAAGACCTGTAAACAACTATATGAGGAGGAACTGGGCAATTTGGCTGATAATCCTTCGACCAAGAAGAAAAGGCCAAATCCTGATGAGAGGAATGAGAGAATCAAAGGCAAAAGCAAGAATGCAGCAGAGTATGACAGCGATGAAACCATCGAAATGACAGAAGAGGAAATAGAGCTTGCCTACAAAACTGTCTCATCTAAGATCTGTTAA
- the LOC122301075 gene encoding DNA-repair protein XRCC1 isoform X4, with product MSRSKKSASDGGGNETGKRNLPSWMSSRENKVGGDEESNEGENPKQARGRGKEQTGSTNLSKLLEGVVFVLSGFVNPERGILRSQALEMGAEYRPDWNSDCTLLVCAFPSTPKFRQVESDCGTIVSKEWISECYTQKKLVDIESFLMHVGKPWRRRDLPIESQGQKASPHKKPEKKAERGRHSKPIAPHHLASNTANECFSPSEVKRWAVNDLNRTIRWLESQDEKPDPGDVRKIAAEGILTCLQDVIDSLEQKQDIQHVTEQWNFIPHVVEELARLESTGNALASISNEERCRQAKTCKQLYEEELGNLADNPSTKKKRPNPDERNERIKGKSKNAAEYDSDETIEMTEEEIELAYKTVSSKIC from the exons ATGTCTCGATCAAAGAAAAGCGCAAGTGACGGTGGTGGTAATGAGACTGGGAAGCGAAACCTTCCTTCGTGGATGAGTTCGAGAGAGAATAAGGTTGGTGGCGATGAGGAAAGTAATGAGGGTGAAAATCCTAAGCAAGCTAGAGGGCGTGGAAAAGAACAAACAGGCTCCACAAATCTCTCCAAACTTCTG GAAGGTGTAGTGTTTGTGTTGTCAGGTTTTGTTAATCCTGAGCGTGGCATTTTGCGATCACAAGCACTGGAAATGGGAGCAGAGTATCGGCCGGACTGGAACTCGGATTGCACTCTCTTGGTTTGTGCATTTCCCAGCACCCCAAAGTTTAGACAAGTCGAGTCAGATTGCGGGACTATTGTTTCGAAG GAGTGGATATCTGAGTGTTATACACAGAAGAAGCTTGTTGACATCGAAAGCTTTCTTATGCATGTTGGCAAACCATGGCGGAGAAGGGACCTTCCCATTGAAAGCCAAG GTCAAAAGGCATCACCACACAAAAAACCTGAGAAGAAAGCTGAAAGAGGACGGCATTCAAAGCCAATTGCTCCA CATCACCTAGCTTCCAATACTGCCAACGAGTGTTTTTCTCCTTCTGAAGTGAAGAGGTGGGCTGTCAATGATTTGAATAGAACCATCAGATGGCTAGAGAGTCAAGATGAAAAG CCAGATCCAGGCGATGTAAGGAAAATAGCTGCTGAAGGGATCTTAACCTGCTTACAAGATGTCATTGATTCTCTTGAACAAAAGCAG GATATCCAGCATGTAACTGAGCAGTGGAACTTCATCCCTCATGTGGTTGAGGAGCTGGCAAGGCTCGAGAGCACTGGAAATGCGTTAGCCTCGATCTCAAATGAGGAGCGTTGCAGACAGGCAAAGACCTGTAAACAACTATATGAGGAGGAACTGGGCAATTTGGCTGATAATCCTTCGACCAAGAAGAAAAGGCCAAATCCTGATGAGAGGAATGAGAGAATCAAAGGCAAAAGCAAGAATGCAGCAGAGTATGACAGCGATGAAACCATCGAAATGACAGAAGAGGAAATAGAGCTTGCCTACAAAACTGTCTCATCTAAGATCTGTTAA
- the LOC122301075 gene encoding DNA-repair protein XRCC1 isoform X1 translates to MSRSKKSASDGGGNETGKRNLPSWMSSRENKVGGDEESNEGENPKQARGRGKEQTGSTNLSKLLEGVVFVLSGFVNPERGILRSQALEMGAEYRPDWNSDCTLLVCAFPSTPKFRQVESDCGTIVSKEWISECYTQKKLVDIESFLMHVGKPWRRRDLPIESQAFAGQKASPHKKPEKKAERGRHSKPIAPVSSEHHLASNTANECFSPSEVKRWAVNDLNRTIRWLESQDEKPDPGDVRKIAAEGILTCLQDVIDSLEQKQDIQHVTEQWNFIPHVVEELARLESTGNALASISNEERCRQAKTCKQLYEEELGNLADNPSTKKKRPNPDERNERIKGKSKNAAEYDSDETIEMTEEEIELAYKTVSSKIC, encoded by the exons ATGTCTCGATCAAAGAAAAGCGCAAGTGACGGTGGTGGTAATGAGACTGGGAAGCGAAACCTTCCTTCGTGGATGAGTTCGAGAGAGAATAAGGTTGGTGGCGATGAGGAAAGTAATGAGGGTGAAAATCCTAAGCAAGCTAGAGGGCGTGGAAAAGAACAAACAGGCTCCACAAATCTCTCCAAACTTCTG GAAGGTGTAGTGTTTGTGTTGTCAGGTTTTGTTAATCCTGAGCGTGGCATTTTGCGATCACAAGCACTGGAAATGGGAGCAGAGTATCGGCCGGACTGGAACTCGGATTGCACTCTCTTGGTTTGTGCATTTCCCAGCACCCCAAAGTTTAGACAAGTCGAGTCAGATTGCGGGACTATTGTTTCGAAG GAGTGGATATCTGAGTGTTATACACAGAAGAAGCTTGTTGACATCGAAAGCTTTCTTATGCATGTTGGCAAACCATGGCGGAGAAGGGACCTTCCCATTGAAAGCCAAG CTTTCGCAGGTCAAAAGGCATCACCACACAAAAAACCTGAGAAGAAAGCTGAAAGAGGACGGCATTCAAAGCCAATTGCTCCAGTATCCTCAGAG CATCACCTAGCTTCCAATACTGCCAACGAGTGTTTTTCTCCTTCTGAAGTGAAGAGGTGGGCTGTCAATGATTTGAATAGAACCATCAGATGGCTAGAGAGTCAAGATGAAAAG CCAGATCCAGGCGATGTAAGGAAAATAGCTGCTGAAGGGATCTTAACCTGCTTACAAGATGTCATTGATTCTCTTGAACAAAAGCAG GATATCCAGCATGTAACTGAGCAGTGGAACTTCATCCCTCATGTGGTTGAGGAGCTGGCAAGGCTCGAGAGCACTGGAAATGCGTTAGCCTCGATCTCAAATGAGGAGCGTTGCAGACAGGCAAAGACCTGTAAACAACTATATGAGGAGGAACTGGGCAATTTGGCTGATAATCCTTCGACCAAGAAGAAAAGGCCAAATCCTGATGAGAGGAATGAGAGAATCAAAGGCAAAAGCAAGAATGCAGCAGAGTATGACAGCGATGAAACCATCGAAATGACAGAAGAGGAAATAGAGCTTGCCTACAAAACTGTCTCATCTAAGATCTGTTAA
- the LOC122301074 gene encoding centromere protein C, whose translation MVAESRSSDPLDPLSAYSGLSLFPRTFGVAPEPLKPYEPDADLDAIHNRLKTMALKSPSKLLAQAKTITADTSVLLNSEIAKCEEKKVGAAKDKESLQERRPALGRKRARFSLKPDITQPAVILEPNLDIDRLKDPEEFFSAYERLENATRELQKQIGGMSKDFDQRNPSTIARQRRPGILGRSVRYKHRYSSVNSENNENVVSSQETFESGIVSPLNAISQCENDQNLALQERELAGSMDEPENKVSQILDELLSGNFEDLEGDAAVSLLQKRLQIKPIDLEKLTLPDLRGFQKIDAKSSRQNMPKPRNALMDIGNLLKGISSETPVKMIHEAESSVHHLASPTPPRSPFAPLSLLQRRLLQSKPSSDPFSVPDFGEVDIATAKTGSPEVASGDFTCTSQTVVQGKSRRLSVGVDISSSGTRVGNLDNVGGTNMDNEVIDEQFSEHDANIYPHSNGSNNLEEKVEDMLGTVEVVASQKPNRIMADSNQSSPLVIEDSAVHGLYRASNNIPEQHKEESTKVSLNEHIEVKSSQPGERKRKKLSHRQSLAGAGLLWKSGVRRSTRIRTRPLEYWKGERLLYGRIHESLATVIGLKYASPTKEGGEPTLKVKSYVSDEYKELVELAALH comes from the exons ATGGTAGCCGAATCTCGGAGCTCTGATCCGTTGGATCCGCTTTCAGCCTACTCGGGTCTCTCCCTCTTCCCCAGGACATTTGGAGTGGCGCCCGAGCCGTTGAAGCCGTACGAACCCGACGCTGATCTTGACGCCATTCACAACCGCCTCAAGACTATG GCATTAAAAAGTCCCAGTAAACTTCTAGCGCAGGCAAAAACTATTACTGCTGATACTTCAGTGCTTCTGAACTCTGAAATTGCCAAATGTGAAGAGAAAAAGGTAGGTGCTGCAAAAGATAAGGAAAGTCTTCAAGAAAGAAGGCCAGCCTTAGGCCGTAAGCGGGCTCGATTTTCCTTGAAGCCCGATATAAC TCAGCCTGCTGTAATTTTGGAACCAAATTTGGACATTGATCGACTAAAAGACCCAGAGGAGTTCTTCTCAGCCTATGAACGACTTGAAA ATGCCACAAGAGAGTTACAGAAGCAGATCGGTGGCATGTCAAAGGATTTTGATCAGCGCAACCCATCCACAATTGCACGACAGCGTCGACCAGGGATCCTAGG GCGGTCAGTTAGATACAAGCACCGCTATTCATCAGTGAATTCCGAGAATAATGAGAATGTTGTAAGCTCTCAAGAGACATTTGAATCAGGCATTGTGAGCCCACTTAATGCTATTTCACAATGCGAAAATGACCAAAATCTGGCATTACAGGAGAGGGAATTAGCTG GTTCAATGGACGAGCCAGAGAACAAAGTTAGTCAAATCTTGGATGAATTGCTATCTGGTAATTTTGAAGATCTGGAAGGGGATGCAGCAGTCAGTCTTTTACAGAAGCGCTTGCAGATCAAACCCATTGATCTAGAGAAGTTAACTCTCCCAGACTTGAGAGGTTTTCAAAAGATCGATGCGAAATCTTCAAGGCAAAACATGCCAAAGCCTCGGAATGCTCTAATGGACATAGGTAATCTGTTAAAAGGAATTAGCAGTGAAACACCCGTGAAGATGATACATGAGGCAGAAAGCTCTGTTCATCACCTAGCTTCACCGACACCCCCAAGAAGTCCATTTGCTCCATTATCATTATTACAGAGACGACTTTTGCAGTCGAAGCCCTCAAGTGATCCATTTTCAGTTCCTGATTTTGGGGAAGTTGACATTGCAACTGCTAAAACAGGTTCACCTGAGGTGGCTAGTGGAGATTTTACTTGTACATCTCAAACAGTCGTGCAAGGTAAGTCAAGGAGACTTTCTGTTGGAGTTGATATCAGTTCAAGTGGAACTCGTGTTGGCAATTTGGATAATGTTGGAGGCACTAATATGGATAATGAAGTTATCGATGAGCAATTCAGTGAGCATGATGCTAATATTTATCCGCACTCAAATGGATCCAATAACTTGGAGGAAAAG GTGGAAGACATGCTAGGAACTGTGGAAGTAGTGGCTTCTCAAAAGCCCAATCGTATCATGGCTGACTCAA ATCAATCAAGTCCTCTTGTCATTGAAGACTCTGCAGTACATGGACTCTACAGAGCCTCAAACAACATCCCAGAACAGCATAAAGAG GAAAGTACCAAGGTATCATTGAATGAGCATATTGAAGTGAAATCAAGTCAGCCCGGAGAACGCAAAAGGAAAAAACTCTCTCACAGGCAAAGCCTTGCAG GAGCTGGTTTATTATGGAAATCTGGGGTAAGGCGAAGCACCAGGATCAGGACAAGACCCCTGGAGTACTGGAAAGGTGAAAGATTATTATATGGACGTATCCATGAAA GTCTGGCAACGGTTATTGGATTGAAGTACGCTTCTCCTACAAAGGAAGGTGGAGAACCCACTCTCAAGGTGAAATCTTACGTCTCGGATGAATACAAAGAGCTTGTCGAACTAGCAGCTCTACATTGA